One window from the genome of Breoghania sp. L-A4 encodes:
- a CDS encoding PAS domain S-box protein → MSHQNPGQIESLEQMPLPSCQSTPDGIIIDVNEALCEICARSREELIGTRAADVIASGNQNRLRMLMSQLTPQQPTTLGDKQPIRVDKREKWLIWSNTGAFNADGTLRSLWSSCWDVTAEHRYSNALERLIQLTSDRTLDAEKTLTRIVAIGCDYYGTEVGAISRLTDDGIVAVHVHPETFPIDVGKPIPVEDSYSSLAIASNRIVTISDTGASDYMHTRFYKKNPVGRLIASKLMIDGECYGTLSFGSGKRSPELFTAEEIQFCEILVQWVTFTLTREKKIEEISRNEETYRNVFDRSPIMMHTIGKDRRLTNVNDMWAATLGYDKSYALGKDITDFLIPEGAAEAKGMVAQAFGESATGMRRSFRHSDGTVVETEVSTLDAKAGLESEALVVAIDVSDRNRAQRSLTRGNDELHRANDGLKRFNAIAAHDLQEPLRKIGIYGDILKEALVGSDDTEVLESLAVVVRSSQRLSKLVKDLLAYSKQTERDYAQAVVDPAAILNTVLDDMVLLIEESDARITIDPLPAFRCDRVPVERLFHNLINNALTYRRLGHPPRIEIFSTPLANGDIQVTVRDNGIGVPPDAVEKIFEPFARLQPTAFSGTGIGLAMCKSIAEGHGWKIRAAPRADHPGSDFILTIPGASIADGPAAIPHS, encoded by the coding sequence ATGAGCCACCAGAACCCCGGCCAAATTGAATCGCTGGAGCAAATGCCTTTGCCGTCATGCCAGAGCACGCCCGACGGCATCATCATCGACGTCAACGAGGCCCTCTGCGAGATCTGCGCCCGTTCGAGGGAAGAACTCATCGGCACTCGGGCTGCGGACGTCATTGCTTCAGGCAATCAGAACCGGTTGCGCATGCTCATGTCTCAACTGACACCACAGCAACCGACGACCCTCGGCGACAAGCAGCCGATCCGGGTGGACAAACGCGAGAAATGGCTCATCTGGAGCAACACCGGCGCTTTCAATGCGGATGGCACTTTGCGGTCCCTTTGGTCTTCATGCTGGGACGTCACCGCCGAACACCGCTACAGCAACGCGCTGGAACGGCTGATCCAATTGACAAGCGACCGCACTCTCGACGCGGAGAAGACGCTCACCCGGATCGTCGCCATCGGTTGCGACTATTATGGAACCGAAGTCGGAGCGATCTCCCGGCTGACTGACGACGGTATCGTCGCCGTGCATGTCCACCCGGAAACGTTTCCCATCGACGTCGGTAAGCCCATACCGGTCGAAGATTCCTATTCATCGCTCGCCATCGCGTCAAACCGGATCGTCACAATTTCGGACACCGGCGCATCCGACTACATGCACACGCGCTTCTACAAGAAAAATCCCGTCGGACGCCTGATAGCCTCAAAGCTCATGATTGACGGCGAGTGCTATGGCACCCTCTCATTCGGCTCGGGCAAGCGGTCGCCGGAACTGTTCACCGCTGAAGAAATCCAGTTCTGCGAAATTCTCGTGCAATGGGTCACCTTCACGCTGACGCGCGAGAAAAAGATCGAGGAAATCTCGAGAAACGAAGAAACGTATCGCAATGTGTTCGATCGCTCGCCGATCATGATGCATACGATAGGCAAGGATCGCCGGCTGACGAACGTCAACGACATGTGGGCGGCGACGCTTGGCTACGACAAGAGCTACGCCCTCGGCAAGGACATCACCGACTTCTTGATCCCCGAGGGCGCCGCCGAAGCCAAGGGGATGGTCGCCCAGGCATTTGGTGAATCAGCCACCGGCATGCGGCGCAGTTTCAGACACAGCGACGGCACCGTGGTGGAAACGGAAGTCTCGACCCTGGATGCGAAGGCGGGGCTCGAAAGCGAGGCTCTTGTCGTCGCCATCGACGTGTCGGACCGCAACCGCGCCCAGCGCAGTCTGACCCGGGGCAACGACGAACTGCACCGCGCCAACGACGGTCTGAAGCGCTTCAACGCCATCGCTGCGCACGACCTGCAGGAGCCGCTTCGCAAGATCGGCATCTACGGCGACATCCTCAAGGAAGCACTGGTCGGAAGCGACGATACCGAGGTTCTGGAATCGCTCGCCGTCGTGGTGCGCTCATCGCAGCGCCTGTCGAAGCTGGTCAAGGATCTCCTGGCCTATTCCAAACAGACAGAACGCGACTATGCGCAGGCGGTCGTCGACCCTGCCGCCATTCTCAACACCGTGCTCGACGACATGGTCCTGCTCATCGAGGAAAGCGACGCGCGGATCACCATTGATCCGCTGCCGGCGTTTCGCTGCGATCGGGTGCCAGTCGAGCGGTTGTTCCACAACCTGATCAACAACGCATTGACCTACAGGCGCCTTGGTCATCCGCCGCGGATCGAGATTTTTTCAACACCCCTGGCCAACGGCGACATCCAGGTCACCGTCCGCGACAATGGCATCGGCGTTCCACCCGATGCGGTGGAAAAGATCTTCGAGCCTTTCGCCCGACTGCAACCGACCGCCTTTTCCGGCACGGGCATTGGCCTCGCCATGTGCAAGTCGATCGCCGAGGGGCACGGCTGGAAAATCCGAGCGGCTCCGCGCGCAGATCACCCCGGCAGCGATTTCATCCTGACCATACCGGGCGCCTCGATTGCCGACGGGCCGGCGGCAATCCCTCACTCGTAG
- a CDS encoding AMP-binding protein — MSDFFDDLETRDPDVREADLFRRLPGHIGTAMEQAPGLGVHLSGVNPADITSREALAKLPVLRKMDLMDAQKDKPPFGGFTVEDGSAPSRVFLSPGPIWEPQGEGSDPWLAARALFAAGFRPGDVVHNSFAYHMTPGGFIFDTGARALGCSVFPAGVGNTEMQVEAIAALRPRGWSGTPDYLKVILDKAREMGADCSSIEIASVGGGALFPAQREEYASRGVSVLQTYATADLGIIAFESEAREGMIVNEQFIVEIVRPGTGEPVAEGEVGEMVVTTFNRRYPLIRFATGDLSAVLPGLSPCGRTGMRIKGWMGRADQRTKIKGMFVDPAQVDAIIKRHPEIARARLVVMREGDQDAMVLNVELKDAASASADLEEAIVGSLRDVTKLSGRVAIAARGALPNDGKVIADERSYE, encoded by the coding sequence ATGAGTGATTTTTTCGACGATCTGGAAACCCGTGACCCGGACGTGCGCGAGGCGGACCTGTTTCGCAGGCTTCCCGGCCACATCGGCACCGCCATGGAACAGGCGCCGGGGCTCGGCGTCCACTTGAGCGGCGTCAATCCCGCGGACATCACCTCGCGCGAGGCGCTGGCCAAGCTGCCGGTGCTGCGCAAGATGGATCTGATGGACGCGCAAAAGGACAAGCCGCCATTCGGCGGCTTTACCGTGGAGGACGGCAGCGCGCCGTCACGTGTGTTTCTCTCGCCCGGTCCCATCTGGGAGCCGCAAGGGGAGGGATCGGATCCCTGGCTTGCCGCAAGAGCGCTGTTTGCCGCGGGCTTCCGCCCGGGCGACGTGGTGCACAACTCCTTCGCCTATCACATGACGCCCGGCGGCTTCATATTCGACACCGGCGCGCGGGCACTGGGCTGCTCCGTGTTTCCCGCGGGCGTGGGCAACACCGAGATGCAGGTGGAAGCGATCGCGGCGCTGCGGCCGCGCGGCTGGAGCGGCACGCCGGACTATCTGAAGGTCATCCTCGACAAGGCGCGGGAGATGGGGGCGGACTGTTCATCGATCGAGATCGCCAGCGTCGGCGGCGGCGCGTTGTTCCCCGCCCAGCGCGAGGAATATGCGAGCCGCGGCGTTTCCGTTCTGCAGACCTATGCGACAGCGGATCTCGGCATCATCGCCTTTGAAAGCGAGGCGCGCGAGGGGATGATCGTCAACGAGCAGTTCATCGTCGAGATCGTTCGCCCGGGAACCGGCGAGCCGGTGGCCGAGGGGGAGGTGGGCGAAATGGTGGTCACCACCTTCAACCGGCGCTATCCGCTGATCCGTTTCGCGACCGGGGATCTTTCGGCCGTGCTGCCCGGACTCTCGCCGTGCGGCCGCACGGGCATGCGCATCAAGGGTTGGATGGGGCGGGCCGATCAGCGCACGAAGATCAAGGGCATGTTCGTTGATCCCGCGCAGGTGGACGCGATCATCAAGCGGCATCCGGAAATCGCCCGTGCGCGGTTGGTGGTCATGCGCGAGGGCGATCAGGATGCGATGGTCCTGAATGTGGAACTCAAAGACGCCGCGTCGGCTTCGGCTGACCTCGAGGAGGCGATCGTTGGATCCTTGCGCGACGTGACGAAGCTCTCCGGCAGGGTAGCGATCGCCGCCAGGGGCGCCTTGCCGAATGACGGCAAGGTCATTGCCGATGAGCGCAGCTACGAGTGA
- a CDS encoding ribonuclease T → MKHFVSAVFTATFLLLPQPIHAEVPLNGYFIARAACPAVQSIRKGTNPGDVVTAVDHAYTLFAKNRPAASHYLILVEGAAPERRWVAVSCGEHVVPADGSQVVLNDGDAPDGDVPSGQPSSTGAPAFVLAASWQPAFCETRPMKTECRNQTGDRFDASHFALHGLWPQPRGLDYCGVSARERADDKAGRWDALPALELSTQTRDQLDHVMPGTQSNLQRHEWTKHGSCYPGSSEDEYFRAALLLMEQLNASAVRELFANNIGATIDAEQIQAAFDAAFGANAGRRVRISCASDGGRRIITELQISLRGVISDETAMEDLFAEAATTQTGCSGGTVDPVGLQ, encoded by the coding sequence ATGAAGCACTTTGTTTCTGCCGTTTTCACGGCCACATTTCTTCTTCTGCCCCAACCGATCCATGCGGAAGTGCCGCTCAACGGGTACTTCATCGCCCGGGCCGCCTGTCCCGCCGTGCAGTCGATCCGCAAGGGGACGAACCCCGGCGACGTCGTGACCGCTGTCGACCATGCCTATACGCTGTTCGCCAAGAATCGCCCGGCGGCGAGCCACTATCTGATTCTCGTTGAAGGAGCCGCGCCGGAGCGGCGCTGGGTGGCGGTGTCGTGCGGTGAACACGTGGTGCCGGCCGACGGCTCGCAGGTGGTGCTTAATGACGGGGATGCGCCGGATGGGGACGTGCCTTCCGGCCAGCCGTCTTCGACGGGCGCGCCGGCCTTCGTGCTGGCGGCAAGCTGGCAGCCGGCCTTTTGCGAAACGCGACCTATGAAGACCGAATGCCGCAACCAGACGGGCGATCGCTTCGATGCGAGTCACTTCGCGTTGCATGGCCTGTGGCCACAACCGCGCGGCCTGGACTACTGCGGTGTCTCCGCGAGAGAACGCGCAGACGACAAGGCAGGGCGATGGGATGCGCTTCCCGCGCTCGAACTCTCCACGCAGACGCGTGATCAGCTCGATCATGTGATGCCGGGAACTCAGTCCAATCTTCAACGGCATGAATGGACCAAACATGGCAGCTGCTATCCCGGCTCGTCGGAGGACGAATATTTCCGCGCCGCGCTGCTGCTCATGGAGCAATTGAACGCTTCGGCCGTTCGGGAGTTGTTCGCCAACAACATCGGTGCGACCATTGACGCGGAACAGATCCAGGCGGCATTCGATGCCGCCTTCGGCGCGAACGCCGGGCGGCGCGTGCGGATTTCCTGTGCGTCCGATGGCGGCCGCAGGATCATCACCGAATTGCAGATCAGCCTGCGCGGCGTGATCAGCGACGAGACTGCGATGGAGGATCTGTTCGCCGAAGCGGCGACCACGCAGACCGGTTGTTCTGGCGGTACGGTGGACCCGGTTGGATTGCAGTAG
- a CDS encoding ABC transporter ATP-binding protein → MIATTTSATESPAETILVVNNIEVIYDHVILVLKGVSLTVPKGGIVALLGANGAGKTTTLKAVSNLLGAERGDVTKGSIHFKGEQVEALSPNDLVKRGCIQVMEGRHCFGHLSIEENLLTGAYTRRDGSAAVKRDLEMVYDYFPRLRERRGSQAGYTSGGEQQMCAIGRALMSRPDMILLDEPSMGLAPQLVEEIFEIVKELNQKQGVSFLLAEQNTNVALRYATYGYILEAGRIVLDGAASALRENQDVKEFYLGTGGEGRRSFREGKHYKRRKRWLA, encoded by the coding sequence ATGATAGCGACCACCACTTCTGCCACGGAATCTCCCGCCGAGACCATTCTCGTCGTCAACAATATCGAGGTGATCTACGATCATGTGATCCTCGTTCTCAAGGGCGTGTCGTTGACCGTGCCCAAGGGCGGCATCGTGGCTTTGCTCGGCGCCAACGGCGCGGGCAAGACAACCACGCTGAAGGCGGTCTCCAACCTGCTCGGCGCGGAGCGCGGCGACGTCACCAAGGGCAGCATCCATTTCAAGGGCGAACAGGTCGAGGCGCTGTCGCCCAACGATCTGGTCAAGCGCGGCTGTATCCAGGTGATGGAAGGCCGGCATTGCTTCGGCCACCTGTCGATCGAGGAGAACCTGCTCACCGGGGCCTACACGCGGCGCGACGGTTCGGCCGCCGTGAAGCGCGATCTCGAGATGGTCTATGACTATTTTCCGCGCCTGCGCGAGCGCCGCGGCAGCCAGGCGGGCTACACATCCGGTGGTGAGCAGCAGATGTGCGCCATCGGCCGGGCGCTGATGTCGCGTCCCGACATGATCCTGCTCGATGAGCCGTCGATGGGGCTGGCGCCTCAGCTCGTCGAGGAAATCTTCGAGATCGTCAAGGAACTCAACCAGAAGCAGGGCGTCTCCTTCCTGCTGGCGGAACAGAACACCAATGTGGCCCTGCGCTACGCCACCTATGGCTACATTCTCGAGGCGGGCCGGATCGTGCTTGACGGCGCGGCGAGCGCGTTGCGCGAGAACCAGGATGTGAAGGAATTTTACCTCGGCACGGGCGGCGAGGGGCGCCGCTCATTCCGCGAAGGCAAGCACTACAAGCGCCGCAAGCGCTGGCTGGCCTGA
- a CDS encoding ABC transporter substrate-binding protein: MKHSYMASGLAALALAGGILATVPAQAADSIYIPLFTYRTGPYAGSGIPIANGMEDYFAMLNARDGGVGGVMLDVEECETGYNTQKGVECYETVKAKNPIVINPYSTGITLQVIPKASNDKIPVLSMAYGLSAAAEGKIFPWIFNAPDTYWDGASAIIKDIGRREGGLDKLGGKKIGYIFLDAGYGREPIPLLEDLAKKYSFELVQYPVAGKEMQNQSSQWLNVRRDRPDYMIMWGWGAMNPTAVKEATKIRYNMENFYGVWWSGGNDDAGAGGEAAKGYRTLNFNGVGKDYGVIQDIKKYVVDAGNSQVEPEKFADNLYNRGVYNAMLVAEGIRSAQMLTGKTVISAEDMRAGLEALDIDEARIAEMGMEDFMHPFKLSCEDHNGHAPVYIIEWDGKDWKKASDWFEPMTDVVAPLLKAAADEYVASNAPWPEREVPCAGE, translated from the coding sequence ATGAAACACAGCTATATGGCCTCGGGCCTGGCCGCGCTGGCGTTGGCCGGCGGCATCCTGGCGACCGTACCCGCGCAGGCGGCCGACTCGATCTACATCCCGCTGTTCACCTACCGTACGGGCCCCTACGCCGGTTCGGGCATTCCGATCGCCAACGGCATGGAAGACTATTTCGCCATGCTCAACGCCCGAGACGGCGGCGTCGGCGGCGTGATGCTCGACGTCGAGGAATGCGAGACGGGCTACAACACGCAAAAGGGCGTGGAGTGCTACGAGACCGTGAAGGCCAAGAACCCGATCGTGATCAATCCGTATTCCACCGGCATCACGCTGCAGGTCATTCCGAAGGCGTCGAACGACAAGATCCCGGTGCTGTCCATGGCCTACGGCCTGTCGGCGGCGGCGGAAGGCAAGATCTTCCCTTGGATCTTCAACGCACCGGACACCTACTGGGACGGCGCTTCGGCGATCATCAAGGACATCGGCCGCCGGGAAGGCGGACTCGACAAGCTCGGCGGCAAGAAGATCGGCTACATCTTCCTCGACGCCGGTTACGGCCGCGAGCCGATCCCGCTGCTGGAGGATCTCGCCAAGAAATACAGTTTTGAGCTGGTCCAGTACCCGGTGGCGGGCAAGGAAATGCAGAACCAGTCGTCGCAATGGCTCAATGTGCGCCGTGACCGGCCGGACTACATGATCATGTGGGGCTGGGGCGCGATGAACCCCACCGCCGTCAAGGAAGCCACCAAGATCCGCTACAACATGGAGAACTTCTATGGTGTGTGGTGGTCGGGCGGCAACGACGACGCGGGCGCCGGCGGCGAAGCCGCCAAGGGCTATCGCACGCTGAACTTCAACGGCGTGGGCAAGGACTACGGTGTCATCCAGGACATCAAGAAGTACGTCGTCGACGCTGGAAACAGCCAGGTCGAGCCGGAGAAGTTCGCCGACAACCTCTACAACCGCGGCGTCTACAATGCGATGCTGGTCGCCGAGGGCATTCGTTCGGCGCAGATGCTGACCGGCAAGACGGTCATTTCCGCCGAGGACATGCGCGCGGGCCTGGAGGCGCTCGACATCGATGAGGCGCGGATCGCAGAGATGGGCATGGAAGACTTCATGCACCCGTTCAAGCTGTCGTGCGAGGACCACAACGGCCACGCGCCGGTCTACATCATTGAGTGGGACGGCAAGGACTGGAAGAAGGCGTCCGACTGGTTCGAGCCGATGACCGATGTCGTAGCGCCGCTGTTGAAGGCGGCGGCGGATGAATATGTTGCCTCGAATGCTCCGTGGCCGGAGCGCGAAGTGCCCTGCGCCGGCGAATAA
- a CDS encoding branched-chain amino acid ABC transporter permease — protein sequence MLYDVFIDPFMQMVEQPDFLLQVLWEGFVAGILYALIALGFVLIFKASGVFNFAQGIMVVFAGLTLVGLHEKGVPAYLALALTIGVMGILAYTVERVVMRPLVNQPDIILLMATIGLTYFLVGFGEFVFGGEPKQMIAEELGLPTGSTAFNVGERGLVILQHIDIAAAVIAVLMVAALALFFNKTRIGRALRAVADDHQAALSVGISLNQIWAIVWFAAGIVALATGIMWGARSDVSFALEIIAFKALPVLILGGFTSIPGAIIGGLIIGFGEKIGEIYWGPLVGGGIESWLAYIIALLFLLFRPQGLFGERIIERV from the coding sequence ATGCTTTACGACGTTTTCATCGATCCCTTCATGCAGATGGTGGAGCAGCCGGACTTTTTGCTGCAGGTGCTGTGGGAAGGCTTCGTCGCCGGAATCCTCTATGCGCTGATCGCGCTCGGGTTCGTGCTGATCTTCAAGGCCTCCGGCGTCTTCAATTTCGCCCAGGGCATCATGGTGGTGTTCGCCGGGCTGACGCTCGTCGGGCTGCACGAAAAGGGCGTGCCCGCCTATCTGGCGCTGGCGCTGACCATCGGGGTGATGGGGATCCTCGCCTATACGGTCGAGCGGGTGGTGATGCGGCCGCTGGTCAACCAGCCGGACATCATCCTGCTGATGGCGACCATCGGGCTGACCTATTTCCTCGTCGGCTTCGGAGAGTTCGTCTTCGGCGGCGAGCCGAAGCAGATGATCGCCGAGGAGCTCGGTCTGCCGACCGGCTCCACCGCGTTCAACGTGGGCGAGCGCGGGCTGGTGATCCTGCAGCACATCGACATCGCCGCGGCGGTGATCGCGGTGCTGATGGTCGCCGCGCTGGCTTTGTTCTTCAACAAGACACGCATCGGCCGGGCGCTCAGGGCCGTGGCTGACGACCACCAGGCGGCGCTTTCGGTGGGCATCTCGCTCAACCAGATCTGGGCCATCGTGTGGTTCGCCGCCGGCATCGTCGCGCTGGCGACCGGCATCATGTGGGGCGCGCGTTCGGACGTGTCGTTCGCGCTGGAAATCATCGCCTTCAAGGCGCTGCCGGTCTTGATTCTGGGCGGATTCACCTCGATCCCGGGCGCGATCATCGGAGGCCTGATCATCGGCTTTGGCGAAAAGATCGGCGAAATCTACTGGGGACCTCTGGTCGGCGGCGGGATCGAATCCTGGCTGGCCTACATCATCGCCCTTCTGTTTCTGCTGTTCAGGCCGCAGGGCCTGTTCGGCGAACGCATCATCGAGCGGGTATAG
- a CDS encoding ABC transporter ATP-binding protein, giving the protein MTVFVNPVQTGADAVPKREVLLSVDNVSLSFGGVKAITDISFNIEKGEVRAIIGPNGAGKTSMLNVINGFYHPQEGTITWRGRERRKMKPYEAASQGIARTFQNVALFKGMTTLDNIMSGRTLQMHRNFLWQLFYYGPARNEEIAHRHRVEEIIEFLEIQHIRRVPVGRLPYGLQKRVELGRALAMEPELLLLDEPMAGMNLEEKEDMSRFVLDVNSQFGTTIALIEHDMGVVMDLSDRVVVLDYGKKIADGTPQEVQANQDVIDAYLGVPH; this is encoded by the coding sequence ATGACGGTGTTCGTCAACCCGGTCCAGACAGGCGCGGATGCCGTGCCCAAGCGCGAGGTGCTTCTGAGTGTCGACAATGTCTCGTTGTCCTTCGGCGGCGTGAAGGCGATCACTGACATCTCGTTCAACATCGAAAAGGGCGAGGTGCGCGCCATCATCGGCCCCAACGGCGCCGGCAAGACGTCGATGCTCAATGTCATCAACGGTTTCTATCATCCGCAGGAAGGCACCATCACCTGGCGCGGCCGCGAGCGGCGCAAGATGAAGCCCTATGAGGCGGCAAGCCAGGGCATCGCCCGGACGTTCCAGAACGTGGCGCTGTTCAAGGGCATGACGACGCTGGATAACATCATGTCCGGCCGCACCTTGCAGATGCACCGTAACTTTTTGTGGCAGTTGTTCTACTACGGCCCGGCGCGCAACGAGGAAATCGCGCACCGCCACCGGGTGGAGGAAATCATCGAGTTTCTCGAGATCCAGCACATCCGCCGGGTGCCCGTCGGCCGCTTGCCATACGGGCTGCAAAAGCGCGTGGAGCTTGGCCGGGCGCTGGCGATGGAGCCGGAGCTTCTGCTGCTTGACGAACCGATGGCCGGCATGAACCTCGAGGAGAAAGAGGACATGAGCCGCTTCGTTCTCGATGTGAACAGCCAGTTCGGCACCACCATCGCTCTGATCGAGCACGACATGGGCGTGGTGATGGACCTGTCGGACCGGGTGGTGGTCCTCGATTACGGCAAGAAGATCGCGGACGGCACGCCGCAGGAAGTGCAAGCCAATCAGGACGTCATCGACGCCTATCTCGGCGTTCCGCACTAG